In the genome of Natronocella acetinitrilica, one region contains:
- a CDS encoding HNH endonuclease produces the protein MTTVLRPIELSVKRGQFRADDAMSPVADAAFKQARSERLRMDNHTCQFCGFAAGKYQEVHHVNDDHADNRAEENLVTACPLCHLCHHVGFAGAQDKAVLVYFGKAPGITQADLNQIVRALWIGRSSQDRDVSLLSINLMSRLLKGTVGARRLTGTSDPTVLGDFLLHMDQASYARRGEYLDGLFLLPLDTGFQKQIEYWRTETFKGLPVSKWVDVARQYAERWAKASTGKDGIAGVRALLGA, from the coding sequence ATGACGACCGTACTGCGACCGATTGAGCTTTCCGTGAAGCGCGGGCAGTTCCGCGCCGATGACGCCATGTCACCGGTGGCCGATGCCGCCTTCAAGCAGGCCCGCTCCGAGCGCCTGCGGATGGACAACCACACCTGCCAGTTCTGCGGCTTTGCCGCCGGCAAGTACCAGGAGGTCCACCACGTCAACGATGATCATGCAGACAACCGTGCCGAGGAGAATCTCGTCACCGCCTGTCCGCTCTGCCACCTCTGCCATCACGTCGGCTTTGCCGGCGCGCAGGACAAGGCGGTGCTGGTCTACTTCGGAAAGGCGCCCGGCATCACCCAAGCCGACTTGAACCAGATCGTGCGCGCCCTGTGGATCGGGCGATCTAGCCAGGATCGCGACGTCAGCCTGCTGTCGATCAACCTCATGTCACGGCTGCTGAAGGGCACGGTCGGGGCCCGTCGCCTGACAGGCACCAGCGACCCGACGGTGCTTGGCGACTTCCTGCTGCACATGGACCAGGCATCCTACGCCCGGCGCGGAGAGTACCTGGACGGGCTCTTCCTGCTGCCCCTCGACACCGGCTTCCAGAAGCAGATCGAGTACTGGCGCACCGAGACCTTCAAGGGCCTGCCCGTCTCCAAGTGGGTTGATGTCGCACGCCAGTACGCCGAGCGTTGGGCGAAGGCCTCGACCGGCAAGGACGGCATCGCTGGCGTTCGCGCACTTCTCGGCGCATAA
- a CDS encoding DUF6750 family protein: MLRSIKGSCLSYLALAAVAGVAFLFSGDALAQQDIAQMTGTVRTQVDALKNLAVAVFFLIGFVLFGVGLWLFWKDSKESGRGHAKNGLIAVCVGAALLLITTLVGVAANSMLGGGGADQIQQGFGNGNF; encoded by the coding sequence ATGCTTCGTTCCATCAAGGGCAGCTGCCTGTCGTACCTGGCTCTGGCCGCCGTGGCCGGCGTTGCATTTCTGTTTTCGGGTGATGCGCTTGCGCAGCAGGACATCGCCCAGATGACCGGGACCGTCCGTACCCAGGTCGATGCACTGAAGAACCTGGCCGTGGCCGTGTTCTTCCTGATTGGCTTTGTGCTCTTCGGCGTCGGCCTGTGGCTCTTCTGGAAGGACAGCAAGGAGTCCGGCCGAGGCCATGCCAAGAACGGCCTGATCGCAGTCTGCGTAGGCGCGGCACTTCTGCTTATCACCACGCTGGTTGGGGTTGCTGCCAACAGCATGCTCGGCGGCGGTGGTGCTGACCAGATCCAGCAGGGCTTCGGCAACGGGAACTTCTGA
- a CDS encoding DotG/IcmE/VirB10 family protein, whose product MMIMSIAISMGAALLGIYLFSGSSSAPEPAGGASVRLAPDERQIARAQPGDEDLFPEGSPARQEIDEIRERRIEEAQRDSSATFIDTIRIRNEALADERRIAQQINEQRRPSTGIDDVRANEQARAAQANPRAPAAVPVQQPHPADRAAPGAAGAAQSYGVVSMVDPMFIRSELERANSRNNALGSAVSRAAGIEDRARPLDASGASSGGGSRPGGSARQSGSSQPGGSGYYDQYSFSAQHGVQVPQDSDMDRFRVNLVDSEGNPIEQFGPGGSRPPATARSGSAQQGGSARSTGEYPSDRAAAAHRAGQQSKLINVGTQVYAYLHNEANSDEPSPLFATVLQEGPLKGAILTSTGPQRVGEKLILQFNTLAIGDQTYSVDALATEVDDWQTRLADGVNRHTFERYFKLGAAAFASGYVRALSGTTTTSGTTGTTTVQERLPDSRDQAAVAVGTIGERLLPKYEAYFDRPPTITVRGRRPIGIVFMSPLELE is encoded by the coding sequence ATGATGATCATGTCGATCGCCATCTCGATGGGTGCCGCCCTGCTTGGCATCTATCTCTTCTCCGGCAGCTCGTCGGCGCCCGAGCCCGCGGGGGGCGCATCCGTACGCCTCGCGCCCGATGAGCGCCAGATCGCTCGCGCCCAACCCGGGGACGAGGACCTCTTCCCGGAGGGCTCCCCTGCGCGGCAGGAGATTGATGAGATTCGTGAGCGGCGGATCGAGGAGGCGCAGCGTGACTCCTCGGCGACCTTCATCGACACCATCCGTATCCGCAACGAGGCCCTTGCCGATGAGCGGCGCATTGCCCAACAGATCAACGAGCAGCGCCGCCCGTCCACCGGGATTGACGATGTCCGTGCCAACGAGCAGGCCCGCGCCGCCCAGGCGAATCCACGGGCGCCAGCGGCCGTTCCTGTCCAGCAGCCCCACCCTGCAGATCGCGCGGCGCCGGGCGCTGCCGGCGCCGCGCAGTCCTATGGTGTTGTCAGCATGGTGGACCCCATGTTCATCCGCTCGGAGCTCGAGCGGGCCAACAGTCGCAACAACGCGCTTGGCAGCGCCGTCTCGCGTGCCGCCGGCATCGAGGATCGTGCCCGCCCGCTCGACGCCTCCGGTGCCTCCAGCGGCGGCGGCTCCCGCCCGGGTGGCAGTGCCCGGCAGTCCGGCAGCAGCCAGCCGGGTGGCAGCGGCTACTACGATCAGTACTCCTTCAGCGCCCAGCACGGGGTCCAGGTTCCCCAGGACAGTGACATGGATCGCTTCCGGGTCAACCTGGTTGACTCCGAGGGCAATCCGATCGAGCAGTTCGGTCCGGGTGGCAGCCGCCCGCCAGCGACCGCGCGGTCAGGCTCGGCGCAGCAGGGTGGTAGCGCACGCTCCACAGGCGAGTACCCCAGTGATCGCGCCGCCGCCGCACACCGTGCCGGGCAGCAGAGCAAGCTCATCAATGTGGGCACCCAGGTCTATGCCTACCTCCATAATGAGGCCAACTCCGATGAGCCCTCGCCGCTCTTCGCGACCGTGCTTCAGGAAGGCCCGCTCAAGGGCGCTATTCTGACATCCACGGGGCCCCAGCGTGTGGGAGAGAAGCTGATCCTCCAGTTCAATACGCTTGCCATTGGTGATCAGACTTACAGTGTCGATGCCCTCGCCACAGAGGTGGATGACTGGCAGACCCGGCTTGCCGATGGCGTCAATCGCCACACCTTCGAGCGCTACTTCAAGCTCGGCGCGGCCGCCTTTGCGAGCGGCTATGTGCGGGCATTGAGCGGGACGACCACGACGTCGGGCACCACCGGCACCACGACTGTGCAGGAGCGTCTGCCCGATAGTCGCGACCAGGCCGCGGTTGCGGTTGGGACGATTGGCGAGCGCCTGCTCCCGAAGTACGAGGCCTATTTCGATCGCCCGCCCACCATCACGGTGCGCGGCCGTCGCCCGATCGGCATCGTCTTCATGTCGCCGCTCGAGCTGGAATAA